Proteins from a single region of Bacteroidota bacterium:
- the msrB gene encoding peptide-methionine (R)-S-oxide reductase MsrB — MGNAKQYKIVKSDQDWQEELSAEQYRILRKKGTERPFTGEYDHFFDKGYYLCAGCGQKLFTSESKFDSGCGWPAFDREIEKGTVEYEEDYAFGMRRTEILCSNCGGHLGHVFDDGPTETGNRFCVNSASLKFEK; from the coding sequence GATTGGCAGGAAGAACTCAGTGCGGAACAATACAGGATTTTACGCAAAAAAGGCACAGAACGCCCATTTACAGGCGAATATGACCACTTTTTCGATAAGGGTTATTATTTATGCGCTGGTTGCGGCCAAAAGTTGTTTACTTCCGAATCTAAATTCGACAGTGGTTGTGGTTGGCCGGCGTTTGACCGTGAAATTGAAAAAGGAACGGTTGAATATGAAGAAGATTATGCATTTGGCATGCGTAGAACAGAAATTTTATGCAGTAACTGTGGTGGTCATTTAGGCCATGTTTTTGATGATGGCCCAACCGAAACAGGAAACCGTTTCTGTGTGAATTCTGCTTCTCTGAAATTCGAAAAATAA
- a CDS encoding sensor histidine kinase, producing the protein MKMSSDVISEVNKEVIEWAKERSSEIDLLIKQADYRKEFLGNVSHELKTPIMSIQGYLETLSDGGIEDPTINSIYIEKALKNVERMTMIIDDLVNISMLESGELELNYKRFDINELVQEVYESLEMQAAQSNTTLSIKEGCDHAFYVYADEKLIREVLVNLITNAIKYGRANGFVHTGYYNMGDNILIEVADNGLGIGKEHLNRVFERFFRIEKSRSRDMGGTGLGLAIVKHIVEAHHQNVNVRSTAGEGSTFGFTLKRAK; encoded by the coding sequence ATGAAAATGTCTTCAGATGTAATTTCTGAAGTAAACAAAGAAGTTATCGAATGGGCAAAGGAAAGAAGCAGTGAAATTGATTTACTCATAAAACAGGCTGATTATCGTAAAGAATTTTTAGGCAATGTAAGTCATGAACTCAAAACACCCATCATGAGCATACAGGGATATCTTGAAACTCTTTCTGATGGCGGAATTGAGGACCCGACAATTAATAGCATCTACATTGAAAAAGCATTAAAAAATGTAGAACGAATGACCATGATTATTGATGATCTGGTAAATATTTCTATGTTGGAAAGTGGCGAGCTGGAATTAAATTACAAACGTTTTGATATAAATGAACTTGTTCAGGAAGTGTATGAATCGCTCGAAATGCAAGCAGCACAATCCAATACAACTTTATCGATAAAAGAAGGATGTGATCATGCTTTTTATGTGTATGCAGATGAAAAATTAATCAGGGAAGTATTAGTAAATCTTATCACCAATGCCATTAAATATGGCAGAGCAAATGGCTTTGTGCACACCGGCTATTACAACATGGGTGATAATATATTAATTGAGGTAGCAGACAATGGATTGGGTATTGGTAAAGAACATCTCAACCGTGTTTTCGAACGTTTTTTCCGCATTGAAAAAAGCCGTTCTCGCGACATGGGTGGCACAGGGTTAGGTCTTGCCATCGTAAAACATATCGTTGAAGCACACCATCAGAATGTAAACGTACGCAGTACAGCAGGTGAGGGTTCTACATTTGGATTTACCTTAAAAAGGGCTAAATAA